The Kribbella shirazensis genomic interval GGCTGCTGACGAGACAGCTGGAGTGCAGGCGGGCTCGCTGAGGAGCGTCGCGACGAAGGAAGCGCCCGCGTAGCACGCGTGGGTCAGACCACCTTCTCCACCACACCTGTCCCACCGCGAGCAACAGCTAGAACGGGAGTTTGGGTTGGGGTGGGGCGTGGGTGGGGTCTACGCCGTCGAAGAGGCTGCTGACGGATTCGCCGTCGTGGATGCGTTTGATGGCTTCGGCGAAGAGGCCGGCTACCGAGGTGATTTCGAGTTCGGGGAAGCCGTCGGGGCGGGGGACGGTGTCGGTGCTGATGACTTCGGTGATGGAGGGGTGCGACCTGAGCCGCTCGACGGCGGGGCCGGCGAACAGGCCGTGGGTGCAGGCGACGGCGGCGGAGGTGCAGCCGCGGTCCTTCAGGCGGTCGAGGAGTTCGATGATCGAGCCGCCGGTGGCGATCTCGTCGTCCAGCACGATCGCCCGCTTGCCGGCGACGTCGCCGACGATGGCGTCGATCACGACGCGGTCGTCGGCCATCCGCTGCTTGCTGCCGGCCGCGACGGGGACGCCGAGGAGGCGGGCGAACTGGGTCGCGGTCTTGGCGTTGCCCAGGTCGGGGCTGACCACGACGGTGTCGGACAGGTCGCGGCCGCGGAAGTGGTCGGCGAGTACGCCGATCGCGGTCAGGTGATCGACCGGGACCGAGAAGAAGCCGTGCACCTGGGGTGCGTGCAGCGCCATGGTCAGCACGCGGTTCGCACCGGCCGTGGTGAGCATGTCCGCGACGAGGCGGCCGCCGATCGAGATGCGGGACGCGTCCTTCTTGTCGGAGCGTGCGTACGCGTAGTGCGGGATGACCGCGGTGATCTGCTGTGCCGACGCGCCGCGGGCGGCGTCGATCATCAGCAGCAACTCCATCAGGTGCTCCTGCGTCGGCGGCACCAGGGGTTGCACGATGTACACGTCTCGTTGCCGGCAGTTCGCCTGCAGTTGCACCTGCAGGCAGTCGTTGCTGAAACGATGGATCTCGACCGGAGACAGCGGTACGCCGAGATCACTACAGATCTGCTCCGCCAACTCGGTGTGGGCACTTCCGCTGAACACGACGATCTCTCGCACGGCTCTCCCCGAACGCTGTGACCCGAACGGTTGCACCCTATCTCGCCCGCCCGCCGGCGCACGCAACCAGTCAGCCGGTGAGAATCCGGGCCAGCGTCTCCGCCGCCGTACGGCAGTCGGCCGCCGACGCGTCGAGGTGCGTGACGATCCGCAGCTGTGTGGCGCCGACACCGCCGACCAGTACGCCGGAGTCCCGGGCAGCCTCGACCACCTGGGCGACAGACTTGCCGGTGGCGGCGAGGTCGGCGACGACGATGTTGGTCTCGACCTGGTCGGGCTTCACCGAGCCCGGCGCGGCATCCGCGAGCACCGAGGCGATCGCGCGGGCGTTGGCGTGGTCCTCGGCCAGGCGCTCGATGTTGTGCTCGACGGCGTACAACCCGGCCGCGGCCAGTACGCCGGCCTGCCGCCAGCCCGCACCGAGACGCTTCCGCCACACCCGCGCCTCGCGGATCAGCTCCGTCGGCCCGACCAGCACCGAGCCGACCGGCGCGCCGAGGCCCTTCGACAGGCACACGCTCGCGGCGGCGGCCCGGGAGGCGTACGACGCGACGGTCCGCCCGGTCGCGACCGCAGCGTTCCAGAGCCGCGCTCCGTCGAGGTGCAGCGGCAGCCCGCGTGCCTCGAGCTCGTCGGCCAGGGCGTCGTACTCGTGCTGGATCGACCCGCCGCCGAAGTTGTGGGTGTTCTCGACCGAGACCGCCGCCGTGATCACGAAGTACGGGCCGAGGTCGGGGGCGATCAGGGCGCGGATCTGCTCGAGGTCGATCTGCCCGGACGGGCCGGTCCAGGTCCGCGTCGTGACACCGCTCGCGGCGGCGTGCGACCCGAGCTCGGCGCGGACGATGTGGGCGCTCGCCTCGCACAGCACCTCGCCGCCGCGCGGGACCAGGGCCCGTACGCCGAGTATGTTCGCGAGCGAGCCCGTCACCGTGAACAGCCCGGCCTCGTGCCCGAGCAGGTCCGCGACGCGCTCCTCCAAGAGGTTGACGGTCGGGTCCTCGCCATAGACGTCGTCGCCGACCGGGGCCGACGTCATCGCGGCCAGCATCTCGGCCGACGGACGCGTGACGGTGTCCGACCGGAGGTCGATCACGCCTGAGATCACGCCTGCGCTCCCCGCAGACGCTCGGCGACGAGGAACGCCAGCTCCAGCGACTGGTGCCGGTTCAGGCGCGGGTCGCAGGCGGTCTCGTACCGGTTCACGAGGTCCTCCGCGACCAGCTCCTCACCGCCGCCGAGGCACTCGGTGACGTCGTCGCCGGTGAGCTCCATGTGGACGCCGCCCGGCCACGTCCCGACCTGCTGGTGCGCGTCGAAGAAGCCCTGGACCTCGTCCATCACGTCGTCGAAGTTGCGGGTCTTGTACCCGTTCGGCGTCTCGTAGGTGTTCCCGTGCATCGGGTCGCACACCCACGCGATCGGCGAACCGTGGTCGCGGACCGCCTCCAGCAGCGGCGGCAGCGCCTCACGGATCTTGCCCGCGCCCATCCGGGTGATGAACGTCAGCCGCCCCTCGACACCCTTCGGGTTCAGCTTGTCGATCAGGGCCCGGATGTACTCCGGGGTGGTGGTCGGACCGATCTTCACGCCGAGCGGGTTCGACAGCGAGGCGAGGAACTCGACGTGCGCGCCGTCCAGTTGGCGGGTCCGCTCCCCCACCCACAGCAGGTGACCGGACACGTCGTACGGCTGCTCGGTGCGCGAGTCGATCCGGGTCATGGCGTGCTCGTACTCGAGGATCAGCGCCTCGTGCGACGCGTAGAAGTCCACGGTCCGGAACTCGTCCGAGGTCGCGCCGCAGGCCCGCATGAACGCGAGCGCGCGCTCGATCTCCGACGCCAGCCGCTCGTACTTCTGGCCGACCGGGGACGACTTCACGAAGTCGGTGTTCCACGCGTGCACCTGGTGCAGGTCGGCGTACCCACCGGTGGTGAACGCGCGGGTCAGGTTCAGCGTCGCGGCGGCCGCGTTGTAGACCCCGCGGAGGCGGTTCGGGTCCGGGATCCGGGCCTCCGGCGTGAAGTCGAAGCCGTTGACAGCGTCACCGCGGTACGACGGCAGCGTCACGCCGTCGCGCGTCTCCTCGCCGGACGAGCGCGGCTTCGCGTACTGCCCCGCGATCCGGCCGATCTTCACGACCGGGACGCTGGCGGCGTACTGCAGGACGACGGACATCTGCAGCAGCACCCGGAGCTTGGCCCGGATGTTCTCCGCGGTCACGCCCGCGAACGTCTCGGCGCAGTCGCCGCCCTGGAGGATGAACGCCTCGCCGCGCGCGACGGCGCCGATCTTCGTCGTCAGGTCGTCGCACTCACCGGCGAACACCAGCGGCGGCAGCGTCCGGAGCTCGGAGATCACCTGGTCCAGCACATCCTGGTCCGGCCACTCGGGCTGCTGCAGCGGCTTCAGCCCGCGCAGCTCGTCCAGTGTCGGAACCCCGGGCACCTGCCCCGTCGTCAACGTCGCGAATTGCATGCAGCCAACTCTAGGCGAACCAGTCGAACGGACGGTGATCGTCTCAGGTCAAGGCGCCCGGATCCGGCGGTACGTCGACCGCGTGCTCCCGCAGTACGGCCAGCGGGATCGTCTCCAGCGCCCGCGCATGCGTGGACGCCAGTACGACGGGAGCCGCCGCTCCGTCGTGGTACGCCTGCAGCCACCGGACCGCCACCACGCACCAGCGATCCCCCGGCTGCAGCCCGCTGAAGCTGTACTCCGGACGCGGTGTGACCAAGTCGTTCCCGACCGAGGCCTGATGCGCCAGGAACTCCGCGGTCATCACCGCGCAGACGGTGTGACTGCCGAGGTCCTCCGGCCCGCTCGTGCAGCAACCGTCGCGGTAGAACCCGGTGACCGGATCGGTCCCGCACTCCTCCAGCGGCTCACCGAGAACGTTCAGGTCGCTGTCCATGGCGTCCATCCTCGCCGGGCGCCGCGGCGAAATCTGTCAGCTGGCCTTCGTGTCGCCGAGGCGGAGGTGCTCGTCGACGGACTCACCGGCCTTGATCAGCTCCTTGGCCTTGTCGGCGTACATGTCGACGTACTCCTGGCCGGACAGGTCCATCAGGGCGTACATGATCTCGTCGGTGACCGAGCGGAGCACGAAGCGGTCCCGCTCCATGCCCTCGTAGCGGGAGAAGTCCAGCGGCTTGCCGAACGCGACGCCCGGGCGGACCAGGCGCGGCAGCAGCCGGCCCTTCTCGCGGTAGAACAGGTTCGGCCGCATCCGCCCGCCGGGCTGCAGCTTCTCGGTGTCGATCATCGCCACCGGGATCACCGGTACGCCGGCCACGATCGCCATCCGGGCGACGCCGGTCTTGCCCTTGTACAGCCGGCCGTCGGGCGAGCGCGTGCCCTCCGGGTAGATCCCGAACAGGCCGCCGTCCTCCAGGATCTTCAGGCCGGTGTTCAGCGCGGCCAGCGAGGCGCGCCCGCCGGAACGGTCGATCGGGATCTGGCCGACCGACCGGAAGAACGTGGCGACCAACTTGCCCTTCAGCCCGGGCCCGGTGAAGTACTCCGACTTCGCCGGGAAGACGATCTGCCGCGGCACCGAGACCGGCAGGAAGATCGAGTCGCAGAATGCCAGGTGGTTGCTGACCAGGAGAGCGGGACCCTCGGTCGGCACGTGCTCCAGCCCGGTCACCTTGGGACGGAAGAGCATTTTGATCAGTGGTGCGACCAAGAACCGTCTGAGGAACAGGTACAGCATCCGCCTCGACCTCCGTCGTTCGCCCGACACACACTCACCCGACAACACTCACCAGACCATCGTCGGCCGTACCCTCGTCCGGCACCAGTGCCT includes:
- a CDS encoding ribose-phosphate diphosphokinase, with amino-acid sequence MREIVVFSGSAHTELAEQICSDLGVPLSPVEIHRFSNDCLQVQLQANCRQRDVYIVQPLVPPTQEHLMELLLMIDAARGASAQQITAVIPHYAYARSDKKDASRISIGGRLVADMLTTAGANRVLTMALHAPQVHGFFSVPVDHLTAIGVLADHFRGRDLSDTVVVSPDLGNAKTATQFARLLGVPVAAGSKQRMADDRVVIDAIVGDVAGKRAIVLDDEIATGGSIIELLDRLKDRGCTSAAVACTHGLFAGPAVERLRSHPSITEVISTDTVPRPDGFPELEITSVAGLFAEAIKRIHDGESVSSLFDGVDPTHAPPQPKLPF
- a CDS encoding class II 3-deoxy-7-phosphoheptulonate synthase produces the protein MQFATLTTGQVPGVPTLDELRGLKPLQQPEWPDQDVLDQVISELRTLPPLVFAGECDDLTTKIGAVARGEAFILQGGDCAETFAGVTAENIRAKLRVLLQMSVVLQYAASVPVVKIGRIAGQYAKPRSSGEETRDGVTLPSYRGDAVNGFDFTPEARIPDPNRLRGVYNAAAATLNLTRAFTTGGYADLHQVHAWNTDFVKSSPVGQKYERLASEIERALAFMRACGATSDEFRTVDFYASHEALILEYEHAMTRIDSRTEQPYDVSGHLLWVGERTRQLDGAHVEFLASLSNPLGVKIGPTTTPEYIRALIDKLNPKGVEGRLTFITRMGAGKIREALPPLLEAVRDHGSPIAWVCDPMHGNTYETPNGYKTRNFDDVMDEVQGFFDAHQQVGTWPGGVHMELTGDDVTECLGGGEELVAEDLVNRYETACDPRLNRHQSLELAFLVAERLRGAQA
- a CDS encoding GntG family PLP-dependent aldolase, translated to MISGVIDLRSDTVTRPSAEMLAAMTSAPVGDDVYGEDPTVNLLEERVADLLGHEAGLFTVTGSLANILGVRALVPRGGEVLCEASAHIVRAELGSHAAASGVTTRTWTGPSGQIDLEQIRALIAPDLGPYFVITAAVSVENTHNFGGGSIQHEYDALADELEARGLPLHLDGARLWNAAVATGRTVASYASRAAAASVCLSKGLGAPVGSVLVGPTELIREARVWRKRLGAGWRQAGVLAAAGLYAVEHNIERLAEDHANARAIASVLADAAPGSVKPDQVETNIVVADLAATGKSVAQVVEAARDSGVLVGGVGATQLRIVTHLDASAADCRTAAETLARILTG
- a CDS encoding lysophospholipid acyltransferase family protein; translation: MLYLFLRRFLVAPLIKMLFRPKVTGLEHVPTEGPALLVSNHLAFCDSIFLPVSVPRQIVFPAKSEYFTGPGLKGKLVATFFRSVGQIPIDRSGGRASLAALNTGLKILEDGGLFGIYPEGTRSPDGRLYKGKTGVARMAIVAGVPVIPVAMIDTEKLQPGGRMRPNLFYREKGRLLPRLVRPGVAFGKPLDFSRYEGMERDRFVLRSVTDEIMYALMDLSGQEYVDMYADKAKELIKAGESVDEHLRLGDTKAS
- a CDS encoding DUF2237 family protein encodes the protein MDSDLNVLGEPLEECGTDPVTGFYRDGCCTSGPEDLGSHTVCAVMTAEFLAHQASVGNDLVTPRPEYSFSGLQPGDRWCVVAVRWLQAYHDGAAAPVVLASTHARALETIPLAVLREHAVDVPPDPGALT